A window of the Fusarium poae strain DAOMC 252244 chromosome 3, whole genome shotgun sequence genome harbors these coding sequences:
- a CDS encoding hypothetical protein (TransMembrane:1 (i30-48o)), giving the protein MPSHIALPGAARPRQRFRVNGSNWRWVKKGFTLLFAFFIATFLLYRLIVNDNVWRPSGSILEDTTITPANLTSGDRKFVIVLPVDNSSPDLCKVVSSAVALGYPAPVIVNWKNDFHTDADGIGPSQLGKITGTLNYLQWATGDEVSEEEKLGEDDLVMMLDAHDIWLQLPPSVMLNRYYSSNERANKRIAQEYGFFDKDLMQQTIIAAAQKGCIAPRDKISNLYCHDVPDSTLPENVFGFFTDYNVGRYKYVRPKYVNSGSFMGPAGDMRRYFQRVKDRMDKDLLEVRSNEDLAGDQGIFAEVFGEQELWRQHIHEDDFAHDNPGKEAALSARDEFEYHVGLDYAQELFYPTCYSETGGYFVSLDDPSSIAKQSSKAGVSPPRIGGVPNDISVAEAPLAQLDDGSSQGGSWGDVSLYVDFWTTSVPVAIHHNAWRDGLKSRRTAWWDKTWYFPHLRNLLEAHMAANTTAPLASIAADDGNLDVWSYGAKAKGSASLLFGKNKESKAWQLRATDWNTVCKSSNDADEAETRWYDEVFRDGKGLL; this is encoded by the exons ATGCCTTCACACATTGCCCTACCTGGCGCTGCGCGTCCTCGTCAAAGGTTTCGTGTGAATGGGTCTAACTGGCGATGGGTTAAGAAGGGTTTTACTTTATTGTTTGCATTTTTTATTGCTACGTTTTTACTCTACCGCTTA ATCGTTAATGATAATGTTTGGCGACCATCCGGATCGATATTAGAAGATACCACAATCACTCCCGCGAACCTCACCTCTGGAGACCGAAAGTTTGTTATTGTTCTGCCTGTCGACAACTCGAGTCCCGATTTATGCAAAGTCGTCAGCAGTGCCGTTGCTCTCGGCTACCCAGCTCCTGTTATTGTCAATTGGAAGAACGACTTTCATACAGACGCCGATGGCATTGGACCTTCGCAGCTAGGCAAGATCACCGGTACACTCAACTACCTACAATGGGCTACTGGAGATGAGGTCTCCGAGGAAGAAAAGCTAGGGGAGGACGATCTGGTCATGATGCTCGACGCTCACGATATTTGGCTACAACTACCGCCCAGCGTTATGTTGAATCGATACTATAGCAGCAACGAAAGAGCGAACAAGCGAATTGCTCAAGAGTACGGCTTTTTCGACAAGGACCTCATGCAGCAGACCATCATTGCTGCTGCGCAAAAGGGCTGCATCGCTCCTCGCGACAAGATCTCGAACCTGTACTGCCACGACGTTCCCGACAGCACACTCCCCGAGAATGTGTTTGGCTTCTTTACCGATTACAACGTCGGACGATACAAATATGTACGACCCAAGTATGTCAACAGCGGAAGTTTCATGGGCCCTGCTGGAGATATGCGACGATACTTTCAACGCGTCAAAGACCGCATGGACAAGGATCTCCTCGAGGTGAGGTCCAACGAGGATCTTGCTGGTGATCAGGGTATTTTTGCCGAGGTGTTTGGTGAACAAGAACTTTGGCGCCAGCACATTCACGAGGATGACTTTGCCCACGACAACCCCGGCAAGGAGGCAGCGTTATCAGCGCGAGACGAATTCGAGTACCATGTTGGCCTGGACTATGCGCAAGAACTCTTCTACCCAACTTGCTATTCTGAAACAGGAGGATATTTCGTGTCCCTCGACGACCCTTCTTCTATCGCCAAACAGTCGAGCAAAGCAGGCGTCTCGCCACCACGCATTGGGGGTGTTCCCAATGACATTTCCGTCGCGGAAGCTCCCCTGGCTCAATTGGACGACGGCAGCAGTCAAGGTGGCTCATGGGGTGACGTTTCGCTTTATGTCGACTTTTGGACAACGTCGGTTCCTGTTGCGATCCACCACAACGCTTGGAGGGATGGTCTCAAGAGCCGTAGAACGGCATGGTGGGATAAGACGTGGTACTTTCCCCACTTGCGCAACCTTTTGGAGGCGCACATGGCAGCAAACACGACTGCGCCATTGGCAAGCATCGCGGCAGATGATGGCAATCTAGATGTGTGGTCTTATGGCGCAAAGGCCAAGGGAAGCGCGTCGCTTCTGTTCGGCAAGAACAAAGAGTCCAAGGCTTGGCAGCTACGGGCGACAGATTGGAATACCGTCTGCAAATCAAGTAATGACGCGGATGAGGCTGAGACACGCTGGTATGACGAAGTTTTCCGAGATGGAAAGGGTTTACTATAG
- a CDS encoding hypothetical protein (MEROPS:MER0017193) — translation MYKTIKTRTLEVGYYDHGPSSGWPVLLYHGFPYDIHAYDEVFPKLVSNGARVIVPYVRGFGPTRFLSSHTMRSGQQAALGSDVIELMDALNIEKAILGGFDWGGMSCCVASALWPERVVGLVSFCFGNAQGDPALQKLEDVLATKPKITVPTVALDGKQDPLKRGGTAAHRQHFSGKFERKVVDVGHAFPMEAPEDFANAVLTIHGWQSG, via the exons ATGTACAAAACAATCAAGACGCGTACCCTGGAAGTAGGATACTACGACCATGGCCCTTCCTCAGGGTGGCCAGTTCTTCTCTACCATGGCTTCCCCTACGACATCCACGCATATGACGAAGTATTTCCTAAGCTTGTTTCAAACGGTGCTCGAGTTATAGTCCCTTATGTGCGAGGCTTTGGTCCCACGCGCTTTCTCTCCTCGCACACTATGAGAAGCGGTCAGCAGGCAGCTCTGGGCTCGGATGTTATCGAACTCATGGACGCGTTGAATATCGAAAAGGCCATACTAGGTGGTTTTGATTGGGGTGGCATGTCCTGCTGCGTTGCTTCTGCGCTTTGGCCAGAGCGTGTTGTCGGACTTGTTTC GTTCTGCTTCGGTAATGCACAGGGAGATCCAGCGTTGCAAAAACTGGAAGACGTTCTTGCTACTAAACCCAAGATAACTGTGCCCACTGTTGCGCTTGACGGAAAGCAGGATCCTTTGAAGAGGGGTGGTACGGCTGCGCATAGGCAGCATTTTTCTGGGAAGTTTGAGAGGAaagttgttgatgttggacATGCGTTTCCTATGGAAGCGCCGGAAGACTTTGCGAATGCTGTTTTGACTATTCATGGGTGGCAAAGCGGTTAA